The DNA sequence CCCTCGGATGAGCAACTTAAAACGCTGGGGTTACCCAAAAATACTTCCGGGATTCTACTTGTGCCAGAGGGGGTTAAATGACATCTCATAACACCACCCAAGTAAAGCAACCGTCAGGCTCAACATGGGACAAAACTCAAAAACTAGGCGCAAACCTAAGCTGGATATACGTTTGCGTCAGATTTTTACCCCCAGGTAAATTGGGCACCTCAAAACTGGGCGCAAGGGCCATGAAATATAAGGGTTTGCGCCGGGTAATTTTCTCCTACGTCCTTACGGACGGTGCGTGGCCTTACTCACACGCCACCGATCCTTTGTCAAAAGGGACTTTCCATGCAACCTGACAACATGCAGCCACCACTCATTAAGGAACCCTTATATCTCCAAATCCAGCGTCTAAGGGAGGAGGCTGCTGCAAGGACCTTAAATACGAATCGCCTAAAAATCGATGCTCAGGGCACATACACACCAGAGGAAAAATTGATTCTGTGGATTGAATCATTAACACCGGAGCAATTAAAAAGACCGTATAAAACATCTGAAGTTATCAAACTAGCATCACTTACGGGCAAATACCGTGACTACCCAGCACTACAAGAGGTAGCACAAATACTCCGTAAGCATGGATTTGAGCATAAGCGTAACTGGACTAAAGCCAGTAGAAATCAACGATATTGGAAATTTAAAAAATAAAAATGATCTCTGTTTCAATGAGAATTCGTAATGAAATTACTGCACACAGAGTTGCCGCAAGAATAGCTGGTATAACGATTCATAATCTGCCATTTAATCAATCATATGATCACCAAGAGGGGGTAGATAGCGGTGATCTATATTCTTATCAAATAGATTATTTACCAATTGAAGCTCAAGTACTTCTTGCAGAACATCAATTGATTAAAACCCAGAACAAGATCAGAGCTTGGCAATGTCAAGAATCTGAAAACGGGATAAATAAGACAGTCGGAATTAATGACAAAGAAAGATATCGGATCTTTAAAAACGCCCCGGCTTATGTGGGGAGCCAAATGAATGCGGCAATCAAGGTCTTAGAAAGGATAGATCCAATCATTGGGGCTGCATGGCAACATAGAAATTCGAAGTTTTATTCAAATGTTAAGCAAATAGAGCATCAATGCCCGAGCGCAACTGGTTGTAACAGGAAGCGAATGGATTTACTTACCCCTATTCTGACCGCTTATCTAGACGATATAAATATGTTTATTGAGGTTTTGATTTATAAGTAACAGACACGGTCCCATGCGGCCCCTTTTCGGTACTTAAATATCCCATCGCAAGAAACTTATTAAGTCAATTTATGCGTAAAAAGCCTCGAAATCTTCACTGCTCCTCTCTAAAGCTAAAAATATCCGTTTAACTTGGGTTAATTTATCCTTTTATTTCATATAGTGGAATCAAAATAGCGTATGCTGGTTATAGGGCCATTTTTTATAAGCACTTAGGAAACTGCCTAGAACATGGAACACCAAATCAAACCCACATCGCCATCCAATGGCTTAACACTCAAAGAAGTTGCGGATGTTATTGGTGCCACTTGCGAACAAGTTCGGAAAATAGAGGCCAAGGCACTCATCAATTTACAAAAGCAATTAGACCTTCGAAATCTGAAGCAGATAAATCAAATTATCTGACCTCAATACAACCATCATAGGAAAAATACATGAATAGTCCTTACCCAACTGAAAATGACTCAGAGCATATTGAAGATGTACCGACCCTCTCAGCAAGATTTAAAGCTACTAGAGCCATATTAAATGCTATTACCCGGGCAAAAATTACAGACGGAACATACAAGCCACAGAAAATTATTTGTAGATTTACGCCTAACGAGTCGGTAAGTAAATGGCTTAGTAAAACCGCTGATTAAAGTTTTGCGGCTGCAAGCAACTGACTAAGTGGAAATCTAAGAGCTTTAGAAATTTTAAGGAGATTCATCAAGGCAAGGTTATGCTCACCCCGCTCAATTCCACCCATATAGCTTCGATCAATCCCCACCTCATCAGCAAAAGCCTCCTGTGAAAGCCCTAAATCTTTTCGCATTTGCCTTATTGCTTTGCCCAAGGCCTTTAGCTCTTTTGATCCAGCATAACTAGGAGAAGGTTTTGCCATAGGCAGCATATTTGCCTATTGACTTGTTTAAAACCACGGGAGATGATACCCAATTTATTATCAGAAAGATAACTGATGAATGAAAAACAATTAAAAGTAATAAAGATAGCGGCAGCAATTATTGGATTGATGCTAATTTATCCTCCATATCGGATTTATGGATATGGCACAAATAGCAACGGCATTGTGGACACTGGGTATGAATTTATATTTTCCCTCCCTGATAGAGCAGTTGTTGATATCCTCACTCTCCTAATTCAATGGATTGGTGTGGCCATAGTTGCATTTGCAATTATTCAAATTAATCGAAACAAATAAATGTTTACAAATTTCATTAGAGATGTCAGAAAATTAAATCGTGTGAAAAATACATGGGGAATTATTTATAAAGAATATCGATTTTCGCCATCATCCGGCCTAATGAAGCATGCACAAAAAGCACTTTTTTCTATGGCTGATTTCATGGATGAGCATAATTTAGCAGTGTATTTTTTGGGAATCTATGGAGAAAGCATTGACACCGGAACACCGGGATCTAAAGAACAGTTTGAAAGATTTAAGGAAAAAATTAAAAATCAAATTAATCTTGGATTAGTCGAGGATAAGACTGCTCTAGAGGAATTTATTTCTCAAGCCGAACGCTTTGATGTAAATTGCGAGGAGCTAAAAACATAAAAATATTTTACCTATCAATTGTCATTCTGATAAGTACTGGTTGTGCTCAAACTCCTAAAACTGTAATAACCTCGAATGGAACGGAGGCCCTGCAACTACGCTGCGGTGGATCAACAAATACATGGAACACTGGTTACGCAAAAGCAAAGGAATACTGCTCTTCTGGATTTTCAGTCATCGATCAAGAGCAATTCATGCTAGATCTTGATCTTCCAATCAGAATTCTAACTTTTCGCTGCAAATAGTCTCAGACGTAAAACGTGTGTATATCCAATCGTGTAAAGGGCGCTATATGCAGGTTACTTAAACCCACCCGACACCCCACATCCCCATTGTCCATCCCCTACCCCACTGCACGGCTTGCCATAAGTATCTAGATTTCATACAGGTACGGCCTCGAGTCAATGCATTCAATAAGTTCTGGCCTAATTTAGGCCTAATAAGAGTATGATTTTTATCTTTAACAAAACAGATTTAGTCTTTAAGTTCTTTTGAGTGCGTCTAAGTCGCTGATTCCACTACACTCGCAAAATGTTGA is a window from the Polynucleobacter sp. HIN11 genome containing:
- a CDS encoding helix-turn-helix domain-containing protein; this encodes MAKPSPSYAGSKELKALGKAIRQMRKDLGLSQEAFADEVGIDRSYMGGIERGEHNLALMNLLKISKALRFPLSQLLAAAKL
- a CDS encoding sigma factor-like helix-turn-helix DNA-binding protein, whose product is MEHQIKPTSPSNGLTLKEVADVIGATCEQVRKIEAKALINLQKQLDLRNLKQINQII